The Misgurnus anguillicaudatus chromosome 21, ASM2758022v2, whole genome shotgun sequence genome includes a window with the following:
- the LOC141353223 gene encoding uncharacterized protein, with product MEKPRHRCSVCDKTFTEKSNLTRHLKIHAVVRETFDCDVCKKSLTTKSLLVSHQQQHKYPNIVLYRQGEARLQCTEAAKSVAEAPSTVVNPTWLDRKKAEAAAKRSGGELWKGQLVIVFGKYAGQTFRWLLENDVGWLVWLLFQYCQQGEQNELLKWQKERLLEYAREFPPVTWHLDRRLKTAQLKKDRAPLTVPDLSQQDPNYTSDAELLAAAETVLDESEASVSTQLTTWGDLASSVCQDDRPGPSSLRETSEPGGVVLEGWQKFWEQPPESTKALGIAPANIKWLKTNATYGLFERASNYKKNFRGEIAERKIFKEKMEFHPPPPPMAVKRAVPNMLSFFTTPAFFWRPVGVMKALIRCPNTNCRAPPEYYLEKKGFGSFARQVCSMNFHYTLLTERLMCKHCLKLREELSQAQVVNSDDEEDGPHRAQQQYTWLLKQGHDEWYVERRDLYQTLLYDAHMSAAGSSSSQRGILSFARAAGTYTPPIALSPLPSARVLRRAHLILEMEKMPVYRDQILSTTGEILCIDGTRKILKKIYGDGQGTMQYVTSVLNEWGQFLTTVVVASESEGCCARMARGLVARFRRANAPAPKVVYADNNCCRDSGPSFLENLFGDWVKRGTVIRLDIRHWLHRWDAVVIKQSHAKYGAFMSAMAGAVLAYNKADMMLLVQAVRNGNPELYGRYSDEEMMAFLKPHQIRSYVRRITRGVAETALVIESILAEFRGTAGLDIDGIHLFKSPEAVDAHWTVASKHLSCMQDPPGIPLYVSVKVVVMNGVRLNKHKCRRGSNSLEGLHAHLFNAVPSQRCGIMPFQWNHRMASLRVAGGHGRQTSCLDARQIQRINQQAEVLFGKEHVLEPNFAAPMPIPEAYEHSDEEELLGVEYAMCQSTSFTARDYYVQKVEEEHSREEEEEEEKEEESAEQGDDEMVDEGLGMSSDTEEDPIDGVCAKHVVLTEAEQAEEEDSPALQDVLMSHLHLPGIEEVEALALLLLELADNSDHHLVPADLRQKIAAAASSLHDHDKTAARFVKRYESR from the exons ATGGAGAAGCCTAGACATCGGTGCAGTGTGTGCGACAAGACTTTCACTGAAAAGTCCAACCTGACGAGGCATCTGAAGATCCATGCCGTCGTCAGGGAGACCTTTGACTGTGATGTCTGCAAGAAGAGCTTGACCACCAAATCATTGCTGGTCAGCCATCAACAGCAACACAAGTACCCCAACATCGTTTTGTACCGGCAAGGAGAGGCCAGGCTGCAGTGTACAGAGGCAGCAAAGTCTGTGGCAGAGGCCCCCAGCACCGTTGTTAACCCTACATGGCTGGATCGCAAGAAAGCAGAGGCGGCTGCCAAGAGGTCCGGGGGTGAGCTGTGGAAAGGTCAGCTGGTCATTGTGTTTGGGAAGTATGCCGGTCAGACCTTTAGGTGGCTTCTGGAAAACGATGTTGGCTGGCTGGTGTGGTTGCTGTTCCAGTACTGCCAGCAGGGAGAGCAGAACGAGCTGCTGAAGTGGCAGAAGGAACGACTGCTCGAGTATGCCAGAGAGTTCCCTCCTGTCACATGGCACCTTGACAGGAGGTTGAAG ACAGCGCAATTGAAGAAAGACCGGGCTCCTCTGACTGTCCCTGACCTCTCTCAGCAGGACCCCAACTACACCAGCGATGCCGAGTTGTTGGCTGCTGCAG AGACTGTCCTGGACGAGTCTGAGGCGTCGGTCAGCACGCAGCTGACCACCTGGGGAGACCTCGCCAGCTCTGTGTGCCAGGACGACAGGCCCGGACCCTCGTCCCTCCGAGAGACCTCGGAACCCGGTGGCGTCGTGCTGGAGGGCTGGCAGAAGTTCTGGGAGCAGCCGCCTGAATCCACCAAAGCCCTTGGTATAGCCCCCGCGAACATCAAGTGGTTGAAGACTAATGCGACCTACGGGCTGTTCGAGAGGGCATCCAACTACAAAAAAAATTTCAGGGGAGAGATCGCCGAGAGGAAGATCTTTAAGGAGAAGATGGAGTTCCACCCGCCCCCACCTCCTATGGCCGTCAAGCGAGCTGTGCCCAACATGTTGTCCTTTTTTACCACCCCTGCCTTCTTCTGGCGTCCGGTCGGTGTGATGAAGGCATTGATTCGCTGCCCCAACACCAACTGCCGCGCACCACCAGAGTACTACCTGGAGAAGAAAGGGTTTGGGAGCTTTGCCAGGCAAGTTTGCAGCATGAACTTCCATTACACCCTGCTGACTGAGAGGTTGATGTGCAAACACTGTCTCAAGCTGAGGGAAGAGCTGAGCCAGGCGCAAGTGGTCAACAGCGACGACGAGGAGGACGGCCCCCACCGTGCCCAGCAGCAGTACACCTG GCTGCTGAAGCAGGGCCACGACGAGTGGTACGTGGAGCGTCGGGACCTGTACCAGACTCTCCTGTACGATGCCCACATGTCGGCAGCTGGATCGTCTTCCTCTCAGCGAGGTATCCTGTCGTTTGCCAGAGCAGCTGGCACTTACACCCCTCCCATCGCCCTGTCTCCACTTCCATCTGCTCGGGTCCTGAGGCGTGCGCACCTGATCCTAGAGATGGAGAAGATGCCCGTGTACAGGGACCAAATCCTCAGTACGACTGGGGAAATCTTGTGCATTGACGGCACGAGGAAG ATTCTCAAGAAGATCTACGGCGACGGCCAGGGCACCATGCAGTACGTCACCAGTGTGCTCAATGAGTGGGGTCAGTTCTTGACCACAGTGGTTGTGGCGTCCGAGTCCGAGGGATGCTGTGCACGCATGGCCAGAGGTCTGGTTGCCCGTTTTCGCCGTGCAAACGCTCCTGCTCCGAAGGTGGTGTACGCAGATAACAACTGCTGTCG TGACAGCGGTCCGTCGTTCTTGGAGAATCTGTTTGGTGACTGGGTGAAGAGAGGTACCGTCATCAGGCTGGACATCCGCCATTGGCTGCACCGCTGGGACGCCGTTGTGATCAAACAGAGCCACGCCAAGTACGGGGCTTTCATGAGTGCCATGGCGGGTGCCGTGCTCGCCTACAACAAGGCGGACATGATGCTCCTGGTCCAGGCGGTCAGGAACGGGAACCCAGAGCTCTACGGCAGGTACTCTGATGAGGAGATGATGGCTTTCCTCAAGCCTCATCAGATCAGGTCGTACGTAAGGCGTATTACCCGTGGTGTTGCG GAGACTGCTTTGGTGATAGAGTCCATCCTTGCTGAGTTTCGGGGAACAGCCGGCCTTGACATTGATGGCATTCACCTGTTTAAGTCGCCAGAGGCAGTCGACGCTCACTGGACAGTGGCCAGCAAGCACCTCAGTTGCATGCAG GATCCCCCTGGCATACCCCTGTATGTGTCTGTAAAGGTGGTGGTGATGAACGGTGTCCGACTGAACAAGCACAAATGCCGGCGAGGCAGCAACTCTCTGGAGGGGTTGCACGCCCACCTGTTTAACGCCGTCCCTTCACAGCGATGTGGGATTATGCCATTTCAA TGGAACCACCGCATGGCATCGCTCCGTGTCGCTGGTGGTCATGGCCGGCAAACGTCGTGCTTGGATGCGCGGCAGATCCAACGCATCAACCAGCAGGCCGAGGTTCTCTTTGGCAAGGAACACGTGCTGGAGCCCAACTTTGCTGCACCAATGCCGATCCCCGAAGCGTATGAGCACTCCGACGAGGAGGAGCTCCTTGGTGTTGAGTACGCCATGTGCCAGTCCACCAGCTTCACTGCCAGGGACTACTACGTGCAGAAAG TTGAGGAAGAGCATTCAcgtgaggaggaggaggaggaggagaaggaGGAGGAGTCGGCTGAGCAGGGAGACGATGAGATGGTGGACGAGGGTCTCGGCATGTCTTCGGATACAGAGGAGGACCCAATAGACGGAGTCTGTGCGAAGCACGTTGTCCTCACCGAGGCAGAACAGGCGGAAGAGGAGGACAGTCCTGCCCTGCAAGATGTGCTGATGAGCCATCTGCATCTGCCAGGTATAGAGGAAGTGGAGGCACTGGCTTTGCTCCTCCTAGAACTGGCCGACAACAGCGACCACCACCTAGTGCCGGCTGACCTCAGGCAGAAGATCGCCGCCGCCGCCAGCTCTCTCCATGACCATGACAAAACTGCCGCCCGTTTCGTGAAGCGGTATGAGTCCAGGTGA
- the LOC141353224 gene encoding uncharacterized protein, with the protein MRYAQAAQVTEDSRLLYLLLKMLKNRAPANQHTSPSKVTASLKAQYKRIADRVRDDPILGGLAIPLPNLNAKSISTFTAREEKKANYGATVLPKVTPHLKVLSDAPFPEAPALPTYLPPPDRPQVQYQHIHHKAGKRRGEKRRLFVEEPECVPPVNRPVQPTAASSSSTRPKPAAPIPVLPKPAAPTFGSPPVSAAPILLVLPAQPQAPSILFRGPSCSQTFVPPAPTVKAFIPNKSLRPCGACHVPNCGGQRKRYTPSKDKVAGSTQKIFSYCPSTRKSTTSGFDNVVYDSFEHFKSVVDAELEKSRTV; encoded by the exons ATGAGGTACGCTCAGGCGGCACAGGTGACCGAGGACAGTCGCCTGCTCTACCTCCTCCTCAAGATGCTCAAGAACAGAGCGCCAGCCAATCAGCACACCTCCCCCAGCAAGGTCACGGCTTCTTTGAAGGCACAGTACAAGAGGATTGCAGACCGAGTCCGAGACGACCCCATCCTTGGCGGTCTCGCCATTCCACTGCCCAACTTGAACGCCAAGTCCATCTCGACCTTCACTGCCAGGGAGGAGAAAAAGGCCAACTACGGGGCGACGGTACTGCCGAAGGTGACGCCTCACTTGAAAGTGCTGTCAGATGCACCCTTCCCGGAAGCTCCTGCGCTGCCAACATACCTCCCACCGCCAGACCGGCCTCAGGTCCAGTACCAGCACATTCATCACAAGGCTGGAAAAAGGCGTGGTGAGAAGCGGAG ATTATTTGTTGAAGAGCCAGAGTGTGTGCCTCCTGTGAACCGGCCCGTTCAGCCCACGGCGGCGTCGTCCTCCTCCACTCGGCCAAAGCCTGCTGCGCCCATTCCCGTTCTGCCAAAGCCTGCTGCGCCCACTTTTGGATCACCCCCTGTGTCGGCAGCACCCATACTGCTGGTTCTTCCCGCACAGCCACAGGCTCCCTCCATCCTGTTTCGTGGGCCATCGTGCAGCCAGACCTTTGTACCTCCTGCACCAACAGTTAAGGCATTCATTCCAAACAAGTCCTTGCGGCCATGTGGGGCTTGCCACGTTCCTAATTGTGGTGGACAGCGGAAAAGGTACACACCTTCCAAGGACAAAGTGGCTGGAAGCACCCAGAAAATATTTTCCTACTGTCCATCCACTAGGAAATCCACCACCTCTGGGTTTGACAATGTGGTGTACGATAGCtttgaacattttaaaagtgTGGTGGATGCGGAGTTGGAAAAGAGTAGAACTGTGTAA